The Microbacterium limosum genome contains a region encoding:
- a CDS encoding glycosyltransferase family 2 protein — protein sequence MSRSALVIVNYGSSELLARNAARLELPSRCRLVVVDCFSSDAERARVRALADARGWRAVLLEENAGFGGGVNAGANLAIAEGADVVVTLNPDAFLERDALATLVAAAAADPAALVVPRIVDSSGRPWFGGADLYLDDGSIAGASRRDSRAGRPRREWATGACLALSADLWRRVGGFDEDYFLYWEDVDLSHRVMDAGGRILLADAVATHDEGGTHDDAASGRAKSETYYYYSIRNRLLYAAKHLDAAGSAAWLRATPRVSYAILLQGGRRQLVTLPPWRAYVRGIRDGRRLLTARGLPGIGLPERSEATFDRTGAS from the coding sequence ATGAGCCGATCGGCGCTCGTCATCGTCAACTACGGCTCGAGCGAGCTGCTCGCGCGCAACGCCGCCCGACTCGAGCTGCCCTCCCGCTGTCGTCTCGTCGTCGTCGACTGCTTCAGCAGCGACGCCGAACGGGCCCGCGTGCGGGCGCTCGCTGACGCACGGGGGTGGCGCGCCGTGCTGCTCGAGGAGAACGCCGGATTCGGCGGCGGCGTCAACGCGGGGGCGAACCTCGCGATCGCCGAGGGCGCGGACGTCGTCGTCACGCTCAATCCCGATGCCTTCCTGGAGCGCGATGCGCTCGCGACCCTCGTCGCGGCGGCGGCCGCGGACCCCGCCGCCCTGGTCGTGCCGCGCATCGTGGACTCCTCGGGCCGGCCATGGTTCGGCGGGGCGGATCTGTACCTCGACGACGGGTCGATCGCCGGGGCATCCCGACGGGACTCCCGCGCCGGGCGGCCCCGACGCGAATGGGCGACCGGCGCGTGCCTGGCTCTCTCGGCCGACCTGTGGCGCCGCGTCGGTGGTTTCGACGAGGACTACTTCCTCTACTGGGAGGACGTAGATCTCTCCCACCGTGTCATGGACGCAGGCGGGAGGATCCTGCTCGCCGACGCGGTCGCGACGCACGACGAGGGCGGCACACACGACGATGCGGCGTCGGGGCGTGCCAAGTCGGAGACCTATTACTACTACTCGATCCGCAACCGCCTGCTGTACGCGGCCAAGCACCTCGACGCGGCGGGATCCGCGGCATGGCTGCGCGCGACGCCGCGGGTGTCCTACGCGATCCTGCTGCAGGGCGGCCGCCGCCAGCTCGTGACGCTGCCGCCCTGGCGTGCATACGTCCGCGGCATCCGCGACGGCCGCCGGCTGCTGACAGCACGCGGCCTGCCCGGCATCGGGCTCCCCGAACGATCCGAGGCGACCTTCGACCGAACTGGAGCATCGTGA
- a CDS encoding glycosyltransferase, producing the protein MELSVIVPTFNEAPNVAELVRRLGDALRGLEAEVVFVDDSTDDTPAVVMAVAAEAPLPIRLIHRERPTGGLGGAVMAGVDAAASDLCVVMDGDLQHPPEKIRELVSEHERSGADVVVASRYAGGGTSGGLSSRLRVLVSSASTAVTKAMFPIRLHGCSDPMTGFFLVDRRVVDGEALRPRGFKILLEILARQNLRVSEIPFDFADRHAGESKASLRQGFRFLTQLGYLRFGKMSLFAIIGGLGAVANLLIMAALIAFGLDYVWAAVIAAEATIIGNFLLIERFVFRDMRDAASGVWVRFAKSFSFNNAEALVRIPVIYLLVETWHVSSILAAALTLIVAFIVRFVFHSLVVYAPRNPAASSAARRVVEAVDSEVVKPGEL; encoded by the coding sequence GTGGAGCTAAGCGTGATCGTGCCGACGTTCAACGAGGCGCCCAATGTCGCCGAACTGGTACGACGTCTCGGCGACGCGCTGCGCGGGCTCGAGGCCGAGGTCGTCTTCGTCGACGACAGCACGGACGACACGCCCGCGGTCGTCATGGCGGTGGCCGCCGAGGCGCCGCTTCCGATCAGGCTCATCCATCGGGAGCGCCCGACGGGCGGCCTGGGCGGCGCGGTCATGGCCGGTGTGGATGCCGCGGCATCCGACCTCTGCGTCGTGATGGACGGCGACCTGCAGCATCCGCCGGAGAAGATCCGCGAACTCGTGAGCGAGCACGAGCGAAGCGGCGCCGACGTCGTGGTGGCGTCCCGGTACGCCGGCGGCGGAACGTCGGGGGGATTGAGCAGCCGACTGCGCGTGCTCGTCTCCAGCGCCTCCACTGCGGTGACCAAGGCGATGTTCCCGATCCGCCTGCACGGGTGCAGCGACCCGATGACGGGGTTCTTCCTCGTCGATCGTCGGGTCGTGGACGGGGAGGCCCTGCGACCGCGGGGATTCAAGATCCTGCTGGAGATCCTCGCCCGCCAGAACCTCCGGGTATCGGAGATCCCCTTCGACTTCGCGGACCGGCACGCGGGAGAGTCGAAGGCGTCCCTCCGCCAGGGGTTCCGGTTCCTCACCCAGCTCGGTTACCTGCGATTCGGGAAGATGTCGCTGTTCGCGATCATCGGCGGTCTCGGGGCGGTGGCGAACCTGTTGATCATGGCCGCGCTCATCGCCTTCGGGCTCGATTACGTCTGGGCGGCCGTGATCGCCGCCGAAGCCACGATCATCGGCAACTTCCTCCTCATCGAGAGGTTCGTCTTCCGGGATATGAGGGATGCCGCGTCGGGCGTCTGGGTGAGATTCGCCAAGTCCTTCTCCTTCAACAACGCGGAGGCGCTCGTACGGATCCCGGTCATCTACCTGCTGGTCGAGACGTGGCACGTCTCCAGCATCCTGGCGGCGGCGCTGACGCTCATCGTGGCGTTCATCGTCCGGTTCGTGTTCCACTCGCTGGTCGTATACGCCCCTCGGAACCCCGCGGCGAGCTCGGCCGCGCGGCGCGTGGTCGAGGCGGTCGACTCCGAGGTCGTGAAGCCGGGGGAGCTCTAA
- a CDS encoding CDP-alcohol phosphatidyltransferase family protein, translating into MSETFAVSYRRLAAAQKGHARGAPGYSVYVNRRAGRVLATLAHGWGLTPNQVTLVSAAHTLVGLVVLAVAPAQAWTGVVVAVLLALGYAWDSADGQLARLRGGGSLAGEWLDHFVDAVKIASLHLVVLVALWLHTPYRESAWLVVPLLFSVVAVVSFFGMLLNDLLKGKKGVASTHARGGGTFARSMLLVPTDYGLLCLVFLLWGWTTGFLWVYTLLLVANGAFLALATVKWFREIRALDRVAA; encoded by the coding sequence ATGTCAGAGACGTTCGCCGTGTCGTACCGGCGGCTTGCCGCCGCGCAGAAGGGACACGCGCGCGGGGCGCCGGGGTACTCCGTCTACGTGAATCGCCGCGCGGGGCGCGTCCTCGCGACGCTCGCGCACGGATGGGGTCTCACGCCCAACCAGGTCACGCTCGTCAGCGCCGCCCACACGCTGGTGGGGCTCGTGGTGCTGGCGGTCGCGCCCGCCCAGGCGTGGACGGGTGTCGTCGTCGCTGTGCTGCTCGCCCTCGGCTACGCCTGGGACTCCGCTGACGGGCAGCTCGCGCGTCTGCGGGGAGGGGGTTCCCTCGCCGGGGAGTGGCTCGATCACTTCGTGGATGCGGTGAAGATCGCGTCGCTGCACCTCGTGGTCCTCGTCGCGTTGTGGCTGCACACGCCGTACCGGGAGTCGGCCTGGCTCGTCGTCCCCCTGCTCTTCTCGGTCGTGGCGGTCGTGAGCTTCTTCGGCATGCTGCTGAACGACCTGTTGAAGGGCAAGAAGGGCGTCGCCTCGACGCACGCTCGCGGCGGCGGCACGTTCGCGCGCTCCATGCTCCTGGTCCCGACCGACTACGGTCTGCTGTGCCTGGTCTTCCTCCTGTGGGGCTGGACGACGGGCTTCCTCTGGGTCTACACGCTCCTGCTGGTCGCCAACGGCGCGTTCCTCGCCCTGGCGACCGTGAAGTGGTTCCGTGAGATCCGCGCGCTCGACCGGGTTGCGGCATGA
- a CDS encoding polysaccharide biosynthesis tyrosine autokinase, whose translation MKSDFSGWTLARVGDALRKFWLLILALTLVGGVAAFGLSATVTPVFQSTATLYFALNQGTSASDLNQGSTYTQNQMLSFAQLATSSRVLEPVIEELGLEDTPRQLARSIAVSIPQDTVILQVQASSTDPEQSAAIANAISESLAAVVGEVGPRGPEGSATITATVIDEAVVPLFQAIPNKPRDAALGALLGLMLGVLTALVVAMADTRIRREETLAQVTPAPILGSITRTPSPGGGPQGLMVAREPLGHTAEEFRRIRSSLTYASVADRARRILITSSVPAEGKSTFAANLALTLAGLRHSVLLIDADLRRPRVAEYFGVEGAVGLTGVLVGEVDLDVAKFSRTDSTLDVLPSGAVPPNPSEMLTSDAMRQLLAAVTDHYDFVLVDSPPVLSVADANLLSPLMDGVIVVVDATKTRRPQLTETLRMLENAGARVLGLVLNKARAPRRRQSYYADEGAQPELARD comes from the coding sequence TTGAAGTCTGATTTTTCCGGCTGGACGCTGGCCAGGGTCGGGGACGCTCTGCGCAAGTTCTGGCTGCTGATCCTGGCGCTCACGCTCGTCGGAGGGGTCGCCGCGTTCGGCCTCTCCGCCACCGTGACGCCGGTGTTCCAGTCGACCGCCACGCTCTACTTCGCCCTGAATCAGGGCACCAGTGCGTCCGACCTGAACCAGGGCTCCACCTACACGCAGAACCAGATGCTCTCGTTCGCTCAGCTGGCCACGTCCTCGCGCGTCCTCGAGCCCGTGATCGAGGAGCTGGGCCTCGAGGACACCCCGCGTCAGCTCGCACGCTCGATCGCGGTGTCCATCCCGCAGGACACGGTCATCCTGCAGGTGCAGGCCTCGTCCACCGACCCCGAGCAGTCCGCGGCGATCGCGAACGCCATCTCAGAGAGCCTCGCCGCCGTCGTCGGGGAGGTGGGCCCTCGCGGCCCCGAGGGATCCGCCACGATCACGGCGACCGTGATCGACGAGGCGGTCGTGCCGCTGTTCCAGGCCATCCCCAACAAGCCCCGGGACGCGGCACTCGGCGCCTTGCTCGGGCTCATGCTTGGCGTCCTCACCGCTCTCGTCGTGGCGATGGCCGACACGCGGATCCGCAGGGAGGAGACGCTCGCTCAGGTGACACCGGCGCCGATCCTCGGGTCGATCACGCGCACCCCGTCGCCCGGCGGCGGCCCGCAGGGGCTCATGGTCGCGAGGGAGCCGCTCGGGCACACCGCGGAGGAGTTCCGCCGCATCCGCTCGTCGCTGACGTACGCCTCGGTGGCCGATCGCGCCCGCCGCATACTCATCACCTCGTCGGTGCCCGCAGAGGGGAAATCGACGTTCGCGGCGAACCTCGCGCTCACGCTCGCCGGGCTCCGTCACAGCGTGCTGCTCATCGACGCCGATCTGCGCCGCCCGCGCGTCGCAGAGTACTTCGGGGTCGAGGGCGCCGTCGGGTTGACCGGAGTGCTGGTCGGAGAGGTCGACCTCGACGTTGCGAAGTTCAGCCGTACAGACTCCACCCTCGACGTGCTCCCCTCGGGTGCCGTGCCCCCGAACCCGTCGGAGATGCTCACCTCCGACGCGATGCGGCAGCTTCTGGCGGCGGTGACCGATCACTACGACTTCGTTCTCGTCGACTCGCCCCCGGTCCTGAGCGTCGCGGATGCCAACCTGCTCTCGCCCCTCATGGACGGGGTCATCGTGGTCGTCGACGCGACCAAGACCCGGCGTCCGCAGCTGACCGAAACGCTTCGGATGCTGGAGAACGCGGGCGCCCGCGTCCTCGGGCTGGTGCTGAACAAGGCGCGCGCGCCGCGTCGCCGCCAGTCGTACTACGCGGACGAGGGCGCGCAGCCCGAGCTCGCACGGGATTGA
- a CDS encoding PKD domain-containing protein: MNASTRHLRRLAAMVTSAAVIVAGTVLFAGTAASAADLPSPAPFLQRDDSIVTADPLPTVQIDSGYVWAQTTIGNTVYAAGSFSNARAPLAAPGTNLTPRTNILAYDITTGALLSFAPSVNGVIRSIAASPDGTRIYIGGSFNSVNGQTRWNVAALDAVTGQLVGGFAPSVGGAGVYGIAVTAGTVYVAGSFTQANNVARQNLAAFNAATGALQTWAPTSDLQVDALVVEPGTGRLIAGGRFYQVNGAVQRGLAALDPATGATFTGWQAPASIRNGWNDGEFAGRAGIFALSTDATGVYGTGWVFANASVGNLEGTFAADAGTGALRWVADCHGDHYGVYSNGSAVYTTSHTHQCDTVGIWPEMPTRQYRYVEAYTTDARGTLTRSPSTGSLYQSWEGTPSPAVYSWFPDFTVGTASGLGQAGLSITGAGQYISVAGEFTTVNNQRYQGIVRFATNPSTGKNQGPRLSGSTWQPTARSLTPGRVRVSVAMNWDRDDRDLTYELLREGAATPVVTRELVSRWWDPASIILEEKGLDPGSTQTYRVRATDGDGNTVTSAPVSVEVADGEVSLYADTVLDDGASLYYPLGDITQDWAGSNPLVAGSGVASVEPGAVQGSTGQSASDFNGTSNGRVTAGDRVAPGAEFSVEIWFKTSTTRGGKLIGYGNSRTGTSGSHDRHIYMQNNGRLTFGVYPGSVRTVSTTSSYNDNQWHHVVATQGAGGISLYVDGELVGTDPSATTAQNYSGYWRIGGDNLSGWPNRPTSNWFDGALDEAAVYPSALSASQVLAHHAAGLGLEAPTAAFTSSSADLLASFDGSASTSPDGRAIESYEWDFGDGATGTGVTVTHEYAGAGTYDVTLTVTDEAGLSRSVTQPVNVAAPNQLPSAAFDAVVNSLTATVNGSGSSDPDGTIAEYSWNWGDGTPDGSGSTASHVYAADGDYTVTLTVTDDRGGQAASARTVSVSHVAPVASFTAATAGLGVSVDATASSASDGASLEYAWEWGDQSAASSGVGASHTYATAGTYTVSLTVTDSFGAVNTSSQEVSVSAVTFAAADDFERSVGSGWGSADAGGAWSAMYGAASVGSVSGGKGVVTLPAGNTRNFALQGVSVRDSSTSVQFSVGDAPSTGNSYVGVAARQTSSVDYTTRVWMRSDGSVWLVVQRSGTVLAAPALNGVSWAAGDVFTMKTEVSGVSPTTIRSKVWKEGTAEPANWQASVTDSTPGLQQAGFVSTHFARAGSASAPATVSFDGFRVTDLQAPVTPPANVAPVASFSSAVSDLVVQVDGSGSSDADGSVVSYAWGWGDGSAAGSGATASHTYAAAGTYTVSLTVTDDDGATHTTTGQVTVTAPDDEEPPAGEFAAADDFERSVGSGWGSADAGGAWSAMYGAASVGSVSGGKGVVTLPAGNTRNFALQGVSVRDSSTSVQFSVGDAPSTGNSYVGVAARQTSSVDYTTRVWMRSDGSVWLVVQRSGTVLAAPALNGVSWAAGDVFTMKTEVSGVSPTTIRSKVWKEGTAEPANWQASVTDSTPGLQQAGFVSTHFARAGSASAPATVSFDGFRVTDLQAPVTPPANVAPVASFSSAVSDLVVQVDGSGSSDADGSVVSYAWGWGDGSAAGSGATASHTYAAAGTYTVSLTVTDDDGATHTTTGQVTVTAPDDEEPPANVAPVASFSSAVSDLVVQVDGSGSSDADGSVVSYAWGWGDGSAAGSGATASHTYAAAGTYTVSLTVTDDDGATHTTTGQVTVTAPDDEEPPAGEFAAADDFERSVGSGWGSADTGGAWSVLYGPAASATVTAGKGTVTLSTSETRNFLLNATPVRDADVRVDVALDAAPSTGNSYVGVVARQGASENYQVRVWLRTDGSVWLVAQRGGTVLGVYPVPGLTRAAGDTFTLRASVTGADPTTIAAKIWRAGQPEPADWQISVTDATAGLQAAAPVGLHANRAGATTTPGVFTFDAFRLTDVQ; this comes from the coding sequence ATGAACGCGTCCACGCGCCACCTTCGTCGGCTGGCCGCCATGGTCACCAGCGCCGCCGTGATCGTCGCCGGCACCGTGCTCTTCGCCGGCACCGCGGCATCCGCCGCGGACCTGCCCTCGCCCGCGCCGTTCCTGCAGCGCGACGACTCGATCGTCACCGCCGATCCGCTCCCGACGGTGCAGATCGATTCCGGCTACGTCTGGGCCCAGACGACGATCGGGAACACGGTGTACGCGGCGGGAAGCTTCTCGAACGCGCGCGCACCGCTCGCCGCGCCCGGGACGAACCTGACGCCGCGAACGAACATCCTGGCGTACGACATCACGACGGGCGCGCTGCTCTCGTTCGCTCCCTCCGTCAACGGTGTCATCCGCTCGATCGCCGCGTCTCCGGACGGCACGCGCATCTACATCGGCGGCTCGTTCAACTCCGTCAACGGTCAGACGCGGTGGAACGTCGCCGCGCTCGACGCCGTGACGGGCCAGCTCGTCGGGGGCTTCGCCCCGTCCGTGGGGGGCGCGGGCGTCTACGGGATCGCGGTCACGGCCGGAACCGTCTACGTCGCGGGAAGCTTCACGCAGGCGAACAATGTCGCGCGTCAGAACCTCGCCGCGTTCAACGCTGCGACGGGCGCTCTCCAGACATGGGCTCCCACGTCGGATCTGCAGGTGGACGCCCTCGTGGTCGAACCGGGGACCGGCCGGCTCATCGCGGGCGGTCGCTTCTATCAAGTGAATGGCGCGGTTCAGCGCGGTCTCGCCGCGCTCGACCCGGCGACGGGAGCGACCTTCACCGGTTGGCAGGCTCCCGCCTCGATCCGCAACGGCTGGAACGATGGCGAGTTCGCCGGTCGTGCCGGAATCTTCGCCCTCTCCACCGACGCGACCGGGGTCTACGGGACGGGCTGGGTCTTCGCGAATGCCTCGGTCGGCAACCTCGAGGGGACCTTCGCCGCCGACGCGGGAACCGGCGCGCTCCGCTGGGTGGCCGACTGCCATGGCGACCACTACGGCGTCTACTCCAACGGCAGCGCCGTGTACACCACGAGCCACACCCACCAGTGCGACACGGTCGGCATCTGGCCGGAGATGCCGACGCGTCAGTACCGCTACGTCGAGGCGTACACGACCGACGCACGCGGCACGCTCACCCGCTCCCCTTCGACGGGGTCGCTCTATCAGAGCTGGGAGGGCACCCCCTCGCCGGCCGTCTACAGCTGGTTCCCCGACTTCACGGTGGGCACGGCGTCGGGCCTCGGCCAGGCCGGTCTGTCGATCACGGGAGCCGGGCAGTACATCTCGGTCGCCGGCGAGTTCACGACGGTCAACAACCAGCGGTACCAGGGGATCGTGCGCTTCGCGACCAACCCGAGCACGGGGAAGAACCAGGGTCCGCGACTCTCCGGAAGCACCTGGCAGCCCACCGCAAGATCGCTGACGCCCGGTCGTGTGCGTGTGTCGGTCGCCATGAACTGGGATCGAGACGACCGCGACCTCACCTACGAGCTGCTGCGCGAGGGCGCGGCCACTCCGGTGGTCACACGGGAACTTGTGTCGCGGTGGTGGGATCCCGCGAGCATCATCCTCGAGGAGAAGGGCCTCGACCCGGGTTCGACGCAGACCTACCGCGTGAGGGCGACGGACGGTGACGGCAACACCGTCACCAGCGCGCCCGTGAGCGTCGAGGTCGCCGACGGCGAGGTCTCGCTCTACGCCGACACCGTGCTCGACGACGGGGCATCCCTCTACTATCCCCTCGGCGACATCACCCAGGACTGGGCTGGCTCGAACCCGCTGGTCGCGGGAAGCGGCGTCGCGTCGGTGGAGCCGGGGGCCGTTCAGGGCAGCACCGGTCAGAGCGCATCCGACTTCAACGGAACCTCCAACGGTCGTGTGACAGCGGGCGATCGCGTCGCGCCCGGTGCGGAGTTCTCGGTGGAGATCTGGTTCAAGACCTCGACGACGCGGGGCGGCAAGCTGATCGGCTACGGCAATTCCCGCACGGGAACATCGGGAAGCCATGATCGGCACATCTACATGCAGAACAACGGCCGGCTGACGTTCGGCGTCTATCCGGGTTCGGTGCGCACGGTGTCCACGACCAGCTCCTACAACGACAACCAGTGGCATCACGTGGTCGCGACCCAGGGCGCAGGGGGCATCTCGCTCTATGTGGACGGCGAGCTCGTGGGCACAGACCCGTCGGCCACGACAGCCCAGAACTACTCCGGGTACTGGCGGATCGGCGGAGACAACCTCAGCGGGTGGCCGAACCGGCCGACGTCGAACTGGTTCGACGGAGCGCTCGATGAGGCCGCCGTCTATCCGAGTGCGCTCTCGGCGTCGCAGGTCCTCGCGCATCACGCGGCCGGTCTCGGTCTCGAAGCCCCGACCGCGGCGTTCACGTCCTCGTCGGCCGACCTCCTCGCATCCTTCGACGGGTCGGCGTCGACCAGCCCGGACGGCCGAGCCATCGAGTCCTACGAGTGGGACTTCGGCGACGGCGCGACCGGCACGGGCGTGACGGTGACCCACGAATACGCCGGCGCCGGTACCTACGACGTCACCCTGACGGTGACCGACGAGGCCGGGCTGAGCCGCTCCGTCACGCAACCCGTGAACGTCGCGGCGCCGAATCAGCTGCCGAGCGCTGCCTTCGATGCCGTCGTGAACAGCCTGACGGCGACCGTGAACGGGTCGGGGTCGTCCGACCCGGACGGAACGATCGCGGAGTACAGCTGGAACTGGGGTGACGGAACACCGGACGGTTCGGGATCGACCGCATCGCACGTGTACGCCGCCGATGGCGACTACACGGTCACGCTGACGGTCACGGACGACCGAGGGGGACAGGCGGCGTCGGCACGCACCGTCTCGGTCAGCCACGTGGCGCCGGTCGCCTCGTTCACCGCGGCCACCGCGGGCCTGGGGGTGTCCGTCGACGCGACCGCGTCCTCGGCATCCGACGGCGCGTCCCTCGAGTACGCGTGGGAGTGGGGCGACCAGAGCGCAGCTTCCAGCGGTGTGGGAGCCTCTCACACCTACGCGACGGCGGGGACGTACACGGTGTCGCTGACGGTCACCGACTCCTTCGGGGCGGTGAACACGAGCTCCCAGGAGGTCTCGGTCTCGGCCGTGACGTTCGCTGCGGCGGATGATTTCGAGCGGTCGGTGGGTTCGGGGTGGGGTTCCGCTGATGCTGGTGGGGCGTGGTCTGCGATGTATGGGGCTGCGTCTGTGGGGTCGGTGTCCGGGGGTAAGGGTGTGGTGACTCTTCCTGCGGGGAACACTCGGAATTTCGCGTTGCAGGGTGTGTCGGTGCGGGATTCGTCGACGTCGGTGCAGTTCTCGGTGGGGGATGCGCCGTCGACGGGGAACTCGTATGTGGGGGTTGCGGCGCGGCAGACGTCGTCGGTGGATTACACGACGAGGGTGTGGATGCGCAGTGATGGTTCGGTGTGGCTTGTGGTGCAGCGTTCGGGGACGGTGCTTGCGGCGCCGGCGTTGAACGGGGTGTCGTGGGCTGCGGGTGATGTGTTCACGATGAAGACGGAGGTGTCGGGTGTGAGCCCGACGACGATCCGGTCGAAGGTGTGGAAGGAGGGGACGGCGGAGCCGGCCAACTGGCAGGCGTCGGTCACCGATTCCACGCCGGGGCTGCAGCAGGCGGGTTTCGTGAGTACTCACTTCGCTCGTGCGGGGTCGGCGTCGGCGCCGGCGACGGTGTCGTTCGACGGGTTCCGGGTGACGGATCTGCAGGCTCCGGTGACTCCTCCGGCGAATGTTGCTCCGGTGGCGTCGTTCTCGTCGGCGGTGTCTGATCTGGTGGTGCAGGTGGACGGGTCGGGGTCTTCGGATGCTGATGGTTCCGTGGTGTCGTATGCGTGGGGATGGGGTGATGGTTCCGCGGCGGGGTCGGGGGCCACGGCGTCTCACACGTATGCGGCGGCGGGGACGTACACGGTGTCGTTGACGGTGACCGATGATGACGGTGCCACGCACACCACGACGGGTCAGGTGACGGTGACGGCACCGGATGACGAAGAGCCCCCGGCGGGCGAGTTCGCTGCGGCGGATGATTTCGAGCGGTCGGTGGGTTCGGGGTGGGGTTCCGCTGATGCTGGTGGGGCGTGGTCTGCGATGTATGGGGCTGCGTCTGTGGGGTCGGTGTCCGGGGGTAAGGGTGTGGTGACTCTTCCTGCGGGGAACACTCGGAATTTCGCGTTGCAGGGTGTGTCGGTGCGGGATTCGTCGACGTCGGTGCAGTTCTCGGTGGGGGATGCGCCGTCGACGGGGAACTCGTATGTGGGGGTTGCGGCGCGGCAGACGTCGTCGGTGGATTACACGACGAGGGTGTGGATGCGCAGTGATGGTTCGGTGTGGCTTGTGGTGCAGCGTTCGGGGACGGTGCTTGCGGCGCCGGCGTTGAACGGGGTGTCGTGGGCTGCGGGTGATGTGTTCACGATGAAGACGGAGGTGTCGGGTGTGAGCCCGACGACGATCCGGTCGAAGGTGTGGAAGGAGGGGACGGCGGAGCCGGCCAACTGGCAGGCGTCGGTCACCGATTCCACGCCGGGGCTGCAGCAGGCGGGTTTCGTGAGTACTCACTTCGCTCGTGCGGGGTCGGCGTCGGCGCCGGCGACGGTGTCGTTCGACGGGTTCCGGGTGACGGATCTGCAGGCTCCGGTGACTCCTCCGGCGAATGTTGCTCCGGTGGCGTCGTTCTCGTCGGCGGTGTCTGATCTGGTGGTGCAGGTGGACGGGTCGGGGTCTTCGGATGCTGATGGTTCCGTGGTGTCGTATGCGTGGGGATGGGGTGATGGTTCCGCGGCGGGGTCGGGGGCCACGGCGTCTCACACGTATGCGGCGGCGGGGACGTACACGGTGTCGTTGACGGTGACCGATGATGACGGTGCCACGCACACCACGACGGGTCAGGTGACCGTGACGGCACCGGATGACGAAGAGCCCCCGGCGAATGTTGCTCCGGTGGCGTCGTTCTCGTCGGCGGTGTCTGATCTGGTGGTGCAGGTGGACGGGTCGGGGTCTTCGGATGCCGATGGTTCCGTGGTGTCGTATGCGTGGGGATGGGGTGATGGTTCCGCGGCGGGGTCGGGGGCCACGGCGTCTCACACGTATGCGGCGGCGGGGACGTACACGGTGTCGTTGACGGTGACCGATGATGACGGTGCCACGCACACCACGACCGGTCAGGTGACCGTGACGGCACCGGATGACGAAGAGCCCCCGGCGGGCGAGTTCGCTGCGGCGGATGATTTCGAGCGGTCGGTGGGTTCGGGGTGGGGTTCTGCCGACACGGGCGGGGCGTGGAGCGTGCTCTACGGCCCGGCGGCGAGCGCGACCGTCACGGCTGGGAAGGGGACCGTGACCCTGTCGACGTCCGAGACCCGTAACTTCCTGCTCAACGCGACGCCGGTTCGCGACGCCGACGTGCGGGTGGACGTCGCCCTCGACGCGGCGCCGTCGACGGGCAACTCCTACGTGGGTGTCGTCGCGCGCCAGGGAGCAAGCGAGAACTACCAGGTCAGGGTGTGGCTGCGAACGGACGGCAGCGTCTGGCTGGTCGCGCAGCGCGGCGGAACGGTGCTGGGGGTGTACCCCGTGCCCGGGCTGACGCGTGCGGCGGGCGACACCTTCACGCTCCGTGCCAGCGTCACCGGCGCAGACCCCACGACGATCGCCGCCAAGATCTGGCGGGCCGGCCAGCCGGAGCCCGCCGACTGGCAGATCTCGGTCACCGACGCGACGGCGGGGCTGCAGGCCGCGGCACCCGTCGGGCTCCACGCGAACCGCGCCGGGGCCACGACGACACCGGGGGTCTTCACGTTCGACGCGTTCCGGCTGACCGACGTGCAGTGA